One Phyllostomus discolor isolate MPI-MPIP mPhyDis1 chromosome 10, mPhyDis1.pri.v3, whole genome shotgun sequence genomic window carries:
- the FAM131B gene encoding protein FAM131B gives MGCIGSRTVGNEVIAVDWKGLKDVDQINMDSTSSLHGSSLHRPSAEQTRTDFSWDGINLSMEDTTSILPKLKRNSNAYGIGALAKSSFSGISRSMKDHVTKPTAMGQGRVAHMIEWQGWGKAPAIQPQHSHEAVRRDTDAYSDLSDGEKEARFLAGVMEQFAISEATLMAWSSMDGEDMSVNSAQEPLGCNYSDNYQELMESQDALTQAPLDGWPHSYVSQGMYCLGSSDAWEASDQSLIASPATGSYLGPAFDDSQPSLHDMGPSQPASGYSAQEPPPLLGGDSDWAPAVGRVDLVRGPAEEEKRPLAPEEEEDAGCRDLESLSPREDPEMSAALSRKVSDVTSSGVQSFDEEEGEANN, from the exons ATGGGTTGCATCGGCTCCCGGACCGTGG GGAATGAGGTGATTGCCGTGGACTGGAAGGGCCTCAAGGATGTCGACCAAATCAACATGGACAGCACCAGCTCGCTGCACGGAAGCAGCCTCCACCGGCCATCGGCGGAG caAACCCGAACCGATTTCTCCTGGGATGGCATCAAT CTCTCCATGGAGGACACCACTTCCATTCTGCCGAAGCTTAAGCGAAACTCCAACGCCTATGGCATCGGCGCCCTGGCCAAGTCCTCGTTCTCAG GGATTTCGAGAAGCATGAAGGACCATGTGACGAAGCCCACAGCCATGGGGCAAGGCCGGGTGGCCCACATGATcgagtggcagggctgggggaaggcacCCGCCATTCAGCCGCAACACAGCCACGAGGCCGTGCGCAGGGACACCGATGCCTACTCTGACCTCAGCGATGGCGAGAAGGAGGCGCGTTTCCTCGCAG GCGTCATGGAACAGTTCGCCATCTCCGAGGCCACACTCATGGCCTGGTCCTCCATGGACGGTGAGGACATGAGTGTCAACTCTGCCCAGGAGCCACTGGGCTGCAACTACAGTGACAACTACCAGGAGTTGATGGAGAGTCAAG ATGCCCTCACTCAAGCCCCCTTGGATGGCTGGCCTCACTCCTACGTGTCTCAGGGCATGTACTGTCTGGGGTCATCGGATGCCTGGGAAGCAAGCGACCAGTCGCTCATCGCCTCTCCGGCCACGGGCTCCTATCTTGGCCCCGCATTTGATGACTCGCAGCCAAGCTTGCATGACATGGGGCCTTCCCAACCTGCTTCAGGATATTCCGCTCAGGAGCCTCCACCTTTGCTGGGGGGAGACAGCGACTGGGCGCCAGCGGTGGGCAGGGTGGACCTGGTAAGGGGCCCTGCCGAGGAGGAGAAGAGGCCATTGGCCcccgaggaggaagaggatgcGGGATGCCGGGACCTGGAGTCACTTTCCCCACGAGAAGACCCCGAGATGTCCGCTGCTCTCAGCCGGAAGGTGTCTGACGTCACATCCTCAGGTGTGCAGTCCTTTGATGAGGAGGAGGGTGAGGCCAACAACTAG